DNA from Variovorax sp. PBL-H6:
AAGGCGGCGCCTATGGGGCGCAGGGCCACTCGCACGGTGCCGCGCCGGTCGGGCCGGTGCTGCATCCGGATGCCTACGCCGCGGCGCCCGCGGACGATCACGGCCACGATCACCACGGCAACTCGCACGATCACGCGCATGGCCGCGGCCATTCGAATTGATGGCTGACGCGCCGGGCTCCCTGCCCGCGGCCAGCCTGCTGCAGCTGATCTGGCTGGCCTCGCCGGCGCTGCCGGTGGGCGGCTTCTCCTATTCGGAAGGCCTGGAGGCGGCCATCGAATGGGCCGGCATCGGGAACGAGGAATCAGCGGCCGGCTGGCTGGTCGACCAGCTGCACCTGAGCCTGGCGCGCGGCGACCTGGCCGTCGTCGCCCAGGCCATCGGTGCCTGGCGCAACGGCGAGCTCGCACGCATCCGCGATCTCAACGACTGGGTGTTCCAGACCCGCGAATCGGCCGAGTTCCGGCTGCAGACCGAACAGATGGGGCGTTCGTTCGTCGAATGGCTCAAGCTGCGGCACGCCGATGCCGCCGATGTCTTCGAGACTCTGCCCGCGAGCTATCCGATCGCCTTCGCCTTTGCGGCCAGCCGCACCGAGGCGCCAACGCGCGACGCCTGCCTCACCTTCGCCTTCGGCTGGGCCGAAAACATGGCGGCTGCTGCCGTCAGGGCCGTGCCGCTGGGCCAGAGCGCGGGCCAGCGCATCCTCGGCCGCCTGGCCGCCGACATTCCCGGTGCAGTGGACCGGGCCCTCGCGCTGGCGGATGATGAGCGCCAGGCCTTCTCTCCCATGCTCGCCGTTCTGTCGGCGCGCCACGAAACGCAGTACTCGCGCCTTTTTCGAAGCTGATCCCAACCCCGCCATGAGCTCCGCCCTGCACCACATCCCCCATCGCACCAAGAGACTGCCGCCCCTTCGCGTGGGCATCGGTGGCCCGGTCGGCTCCGGCAAGACCACCCTGCTGGAAATGCTCTGCAAGGCGATGCGCGACAAGTACGACCTGATCGCCATCACCAACGACATCTACACCAAGGAAGACCAGCGCCTGCTCACAGTGGCGGGCGCGCTGCCTGCGGAGCGCATCATGGGCGTGGAGACCGGCGGCTGTCCGCACACCGCGATCCGCGAGGACGCCTCGATCAACCTCGAGGCCATCGACCGCATGCTGGCCGAGTTTCCCGATGCGGACGTGGTCTTCGTCGAGAGCGGCGGCGACAACCTGGCGGCCACCTTCAGCCCCGAGCTCAGCGACCTCACCATCTACGTGATCGACGTTGCAGCCGGCGAGAAAATCCCACGCAAGGGCGGTCCAGGCATCACCAAGAGCGACCTGTTCGTGATCAACAAGACCGATCTTGCGCCCTATGTGGGGGCCGACCTCGGCGTGATGGAAGCCGACACCAGGCGCATGCGCAAGCAGCGGCCCTTCGTGATGACCAACCTCAAGACCAAGGACGGGCTGGACGCGGTGGTCTCCTTCATCGAGGACCGAGGGATGCTGGCCGAGCACTGACAAGGGCGACCGCTTCGCAACTCGGTCGATGGACCGGTGCCCGCCGCTTCGGCGATCCAAAAGCGCGGCGAATGTGAAATACGTCACAGCTTGTTGGCCATATAGACCATCTGGCGTATTTTTTGCGTCGACCGAAAAACAGATACTGCCAGAACGAATACCAAAGTTCCTATGGCCTCTGAAGCAATCTTCCTTCCTGCAGCCGGCAGCGTCCAGTTCGCCATCTACCCCGACGGGTACGACGGCGCCCGCATCATTGCAAAGATCGACGAAGAGGCGCTGCACGCCCGCTTCCAGGCGGCGGACGGCGAACTGGAACTGGTACGAACTTACGACCGGAACGCTGATTCCATCGACGCGCTGGCAACGGCCCGTTATCGCGAAAACCCCCGGGTAGAGATCTGCCTGCGGAGCACGGATTTCCAGGCACGCGTGGCGAGCTGATCAGGTCGGCGCCTCTTC
Protein-coding regions in this window:
- a CDS encoding urease accessory protein UreF, producing MADAPGSLPAASLLQLIWLASPALPVGGFSYSEGLEAAIEWAGIGNEESAAGWLVDQLHLSLARGDLAVVAQAIGAWRNGELARIRDLNDWVFQTRESAEFRLQTEQMGRSFVEWLKLRHADAADVFETLPASYPIAFAFAASRTEAPTRDACLTFAFGWAENMAAAAVRAVPLGQSAGQRILGRLAADIPGAVDRALALADDERQAFSPMLAVLSARHETQYSRLFRS
- the ureG gene encoding urease accessory protein UreG, with the translated sequence MSSALHHIPHRTKRLPPLRVGIGGPVGSGKTTLLEMLCKAMRDKYDLIAITNDIYTKEDQRLLTVAGALPAERIMGVETGGCPHTAIREDASINLEAIDRMLAEFPDADVVFVESGGDNLAATFSPELSDLTIYVIDVAAGEKIPRKGGPGITKSDLFVINKTDLAPYVGADLGVMEADTRRMRKQRPFVMTNLKTKDGLDAVVSFIEDRGMLAEH